Proteins co-encoded in one Papaver somniferum cultivar HN1 chromosome 5, ASM357369v1, whole genome shotgun sequence genomic window:
- the LOC113281891 gene encoding WD repeat and HMG-box DNA-binding protein 1-like, with the protein MKARSVKLKEAHQSNGSKSSCSIIWDLESQHLVTSSTSDTKISIHDALLPAKPPKLVSHHKEGVTALALNPNSSCLASGSLDRSVSLYNFPGGKFQTNITRFTLPIRCLAFSKSGSLLAAAGDDEGIKLINTIDNTIDRVLKEHKGPVTGLAFDPTGEYLASVDSIGTVIFWELSTRTPINILERVAPHYGTDTSVPNVLCWSPSGDVLAVPGLKNDVVMYDKDTAEKVGSLKGDHSESVCFMSWSPNGKYMATSSLDKQILVWDVVKKQDINRQKFEDIICSMAWKPTGNALAVIDVMGKYGVWDSVVPSHMNSPLEGAPKPRSNGLDLFDEDTQEPSGSGSLSNVGESSFGEPEPPQKKRLRKQTEFDMLDEDDDGAVGIPTKAEPLKKASHIHKKPKDDVYEEFGSGMKLGRPKMQDAFQPGCTPFQSGKRRFLCYNMLGVITTVETDEYSHIEVDFHDTDKGLRVPSMTDHFGFTMASLNENGSVFANPCKGENNMSTLMYRPFSSWANNSEWSMRFEGEEVKAVALGTGWVAAVTSLNYLRIFTEGGLQKHVVSLDGPVVTASGFKDELAVVTHSSCLPSNDQMLEFRVFNFAKEAQAIKGRLPLTPGSCLTWLGYSEEGHLSSYDSKGVLRVFTSQFGGSWLPLFSASKDKPEDNYWVVGLNDSKLFCILCKNPLTYPLVTPKPFLTLLNLSFPLASSDLGANDLENEFMLSNLSLSQIQRKIDEMATSRQNIMSLEDKAFDIETSLDRCILKLIAACCNGDKFERAAELVKLLSLDKSVQGAIRIATVLKLPVLADRFNCILEERMQNETTGTTPYTKPSFDGFNFKAPDIMPVADNRRMEFENALPTPKLPSPQFFKQEKAETSRSTVGKERMETNGSPSVEKIKITDVKVQGETNPPKKLMTIPEKPRLFGSANEVTCKGNKGEEISPSESHRPTNPFAKSQNTQVKTSSLLDSIKKMKDGGKS; encoded by the exons ATGAAAGCTCGATCTGTAAAGCTTAAAGAAGCACATCAGAGTAATGGATCTAAATCCAGTTGTTCTATTATCTGGGATCTTGAATCTCAACATCTCGTTACTTCTTCCACTTCTGATACTAAAATCTCTATACATGATGCACTTTTACCTGCAAAACCTCCAAAACTTGTCTCTCATCATAAGGAAGGTGTTACAGCTTTAGCACTTAATCCTAATTCTTCATGTCTTGCTTCTGGTTCACTCGATCGTTCTGTCTCACTCTATAATTTTCCAG GTGGAAAATTTCAAACCAATATAACCAGGTTCACGTTGCCGATACGTTGTCTTGCTTTTAGTAAGTCAGGTAGTTTGTTGGCTGCTGCCGGTGATGACGAGGGTATTAAATTGATAAACACAATTGATAACACAATTGATAGGGTTCTGAAAGAACACAAAGGACCTGTAACTGGATTAGCTTTTGATCCAACTGGTGAGTACTTGGCATCTGTAGATTCAATTGGTACTGTGATATTTTGGGAACTGTCCACTAGGACACCAATAAATATTCTTGAAAGGGTTGCTCCTCACTATGGCACAGACACGTCTGTCCCGAATGTATTGTGCTGGAGTCCATCTGGGGATGTCTTAGCTGTCCCGGGTTTGAAAAACGATGTTGTCATGTATGATAAAGATACAGCAGAGAAAGTTGGTTCACTCAAAGGTGACCATTCAGAATCTGTTTGTTTCATGTCTTGGTCACCTAATGGAAAATACATGGCTACATCTAGCTTAGATAAGCAGATTTTGGTGTGGGATGTTGTCAAGAAGCAGGATATAAATCGCCAAAAGTTTGAAGACATAATCTGTTCTATGGCTTGGAAGCCAACTGGGAATGCTTTAGCTGTAATCGATGTTATGGGGAAGTATGGGGTGTGGGATTCCGTTGTTCCTTCACATATGAATTCTCCTCTAGAAGGTGCTCCAAAACCAAGAAGTAATGGGTTGGATTTATTTGATGAAGATACTCAAGAACCTAGTGGTTCTGGTAGTTTGAGTAATGTTGGTGAAAGTAGCTTTGGCGAGCCTGAGCCACCTCAGAAAAAAAGACTTAGGAAACAGACTGAATTTGATATgttagatgaagatgatgatggtgCAGTAGGCATTCCTACCAAGGCTGAACCTCTCAAAAAAGCTTCTCATATTCACAAGAAACCTAAAGATGACGTATATGAGGAATTTGGTAGCGGAATGAAGCTTGGAAGACCAAAAATGCAGGATGCTTTTCAGCCAGGCTGTACACCGTTTCAGAGTGGGAAACGACGTTTCCTTTGTTACAACATGCTTGGAGTCATTACTACGGTGGAGACTGATGAATATTCCCACATAGAG GTTGACTTCCATGACACTGATAAAGGCCTTCGAGTACCCTCAATGACTGATCATTTTGGTTTTACGATGGCTTCACTTAATGAGAATGGAAGTGTATTTGCAAATCCATGCAAGGGCGAGAATAATATGAGTACTCTTATGTATCGCCCATTCAGTAGCTGGGCTAACAACAGCGAG TGGTCAATGCGTTTTGAGGGAGAAGAAGTTAAGGCTGTGGCTCTTGGTACTGGTTGGGTTGCTGCTGTTACCAGTTTAAATTATCTACGCATATTCACTGAAGGTGGACTGCAG AAGCATGTTGTCTCTCTGGATGGGCCTGTGGTGACGGCATCTGGCTTCAAGGATGAGCTGGCTGTTGTGACTCATTCTTCTTGTCTTCCCTCTAATGATCAG ATGTTGGAGTTCAGAGTCTTCAACTTTGCGAAAGAAGCCCAAGCCATCAAAGGTCGTCTTCCATTAACACCTggttcatgtttaacatggcTAGGTTATAGTGAAGAAGGCCACCTCAGTTCTTATGATTCTAAG GGTGTATTGAGAGTGTTCACTAGCCAATTCGGAGGAAGTTGGTTACCTCTCTTCAG CGCTAGCAAGGATAAGCCCGAGGATAACTACTGGGTGGTTGGGCTGAATGATAGCAAATTGTTCTGTATTCTCTGCAAAAATCCTCTGACATATCCTCTG gtgacACCCAAGCCATTTCTTACACTGCTGAATCTTTCATTTCCTCTAGCGTCTTCCGATCTGGGAGCTAACGATCTTgaaaatgaatttatgttgagcaACCTATCTCTCTCACAG ATTCAGAGAAAGATTGATGAAATGGCCACTTCTCGTCAAAATATCATGTCACTAGAAGACAAAGCTTTCGATATTGAGACATCTCTTGACAGATGCATCTTGAAGCTTATTGCGGCATGCTGTAATG GTGATAAGTTTGAGAGAGCTGcggagcttgtgaaacttttaTCTTTGGATAAATCAGTGCAAGGTGCGATAAGGATTGCTACTGTCCTGAAGCTTCCTGTGTTGGCTGATCGCTTTAATTGCATCCTTGAG GAAAGAATGCAAAATGAAACTACTGGGACAACTCCATATACAAAACCATCCTTTGATGGTTTTAATTTTAAAGCTCCCGATATCATGCCTGTTGCTGATAACAGAAGGATGGAATTTGAAAATGCGTTGCCCACACCAAAGCTTCCTTCACCTCAGTTTTTCAAGCAAGAAAAAGCAGAAACAAGTAGGTCTACTGTGGGAAAAGAGAGAATGGAAACCAATGGAAGTCCTAGTGTtgagaaaataaagataactgaTGTCAAGGTTCAGGGTGAAACTAATCCCCCGAAAAAGTTGATGACCATTCCAGAGAAGCCTAGATTATTTGGTTCTGCTAATGAAGTCACATGCAAGGGAAACAAAGGTGAAGAGATAAGTCCATCTGAGTCTCATCGACCTACAAATCCATTTGCAAAGTCACAGAATACCCAGGTAAAGACATCATCTCTGTTGGATTCTATCAAGAAGATGAAAGATGGAGGTAAAAGCTAG